A single genomic interval of Helianthus annuus cultivar XRQ/B chromosome 6, HanXRQr2.0-SUNRISE, whole genome shotgun sequence harbors:
- the LOC110865478 gene encoding uncharacterized protein LOC110865478 isoform X2: MDESKPDRSSGNKGSPSHRRETHGRGEDIDPDTPIGDVKGPNIFHRAKEEIEAIVDTIHSKRESASPKKQTSLAAENRGSPRYRKETHGRGEDIDPDTPISEFKGPNIFHRAKEEIEAIRDTIHSKRESASPKKQSSLSDRKGSPSHRRETHGRGDDFDVDTPISEFKGPNIFHRAKEEIEAIVHSKRESDSDPASPKKDGFRASISKKINKSRNREQAKD, from the exons ATGGATGAATCGAAACCTGATCGATCGTCAG GAAATAAGGGCAGTCCCAGTCACCGTAGAGAGACTCATGGGAGGGGCGAGGATATCGATCCAGACACCCCTATTGGTGACGTTAAAGGTCCTAACATATTTCACCGCGCTAAGGAAGAGATTGAGGCCATTGTTGACACGATTCATTCTAAAAGAGAATCTGCATCACCAAAGAAACAAACTTCACTTGCAG CAGAAAATAGGGGCAGTCCCCGTTACCGTAAAGAGACACATGGGAGGGGGGAGGATATTGACCCCGACACCCCGATCAGCGAGTTTAAAGGTCCCAACATCTTTCATCGCGCTAAAGAAGAGATTGAGGCCATTCGCGACACAATACATTCAAAAAGAGAATCTGCATCACCAAAGAAACAAAGCTCACTTTCAG ACCGTAAGGGCAGTCCAAGTCACCGAAGAGAGACTCATGGGAGGGGGGATGATTTTGATGTAGACACCCCAATCAGTGAATTCAAAGGTCCGAACATCTTTCATCGTGCTAAGGAGGAGATTGAGGCCATTGTTCACTCAAAAAGAGAATCTGATAGTGACCCTGCATCACCAAAGAAGGATGGATTCCGAGCTTCCATTAGTAAAAAGATTAACAAAAGTCGTAATCGCGAACAAGCCAAAGATTAG
- the LOC110865478 gene encoding uncharacterized protein LOC110865478 isoform X4 yields the protein MDESKPDRSSGNKGSPSHRRETHGRGEDIDPDTPIGDVKGPNIFHRAKEEIEAIVDTIHSKRESASPKKQTSLAENRGSPRYRKETHGRGEDIDPDTPISEFKGPNIFHRAKEEIEAIRDTIHSKRESASPKKQSSLSDRKGSPSHRRETHGRGDDFDVDTPISEFKGPNIFHRAKEEIEAIVHSKRESDSDPASPKKDGFRASISKKINKSRNREQAKD from the exons ATGGATGAATCGAAACCTGATCGATCGTCAG GAAATAAGGGCAGTCCCAGTCACCGTAGAGAGACTCATGGGAGGGGCGAGGATATCGATCCAGACACCCCTATTGGTGACGTTAAAGGTCCTAACATATTTCACCGCGCTAAGGAAGAGATTGAGGCCATTGTTGACACGATTCATTCTAAAAGAGAATCTGCATCACCAAAGAAACAAACTTCACTTGCAG AAAATAGGGGCAGTCCCCGTTACCGTAAAGAGACACATGGGAGGGGGGAGGATATTGACCCCGACACCCCGATCAGCGAGTTTAAAGGTCCCAACATCTTTCATCGCGCTAAAGAAGAGATTGAGGCCATTCGCGACACAATACATTCAAAAAGAGAATCTGCATCACCAAAGAAACAAAGCTCACTTTCAG ACCGTAAGGGCAGTCCAAGTCACCGAAGAGAGACTCATGGGAGGGGGGATGATTTTGATGTAGACACCCCAATCAGTGAATTCAAAGGTCCGAACATCTTTCATCGTGCTAAGGAGGAGATTGAGGCCATTGTTCACTCAAAAAGAGAATCTGATAGTGACCCTGCATCACCAAAGAAGGATGGATTCCGAGCTTCCATTAGTAAAAAGATTAACAAAAGTCGTAATCGCGAACAAGCCAAAGATTAG
- the LOC110865478 gene encoding uncharacterized protein LOC110865478 isoform X3: MDESKPDRSSAGNKGSPSHRRETHGRGEDIDPDTPIGDVKGPNIFHRAKEEIEAIVDTIHSKRESASPKKQTSLAENRGSPRYRKETHGRGEDIDPDTPISEFKGPNIFHRAKEEIEAIRDTIHSKRESASPKKQSSLSDRKGSPSHRRETHGRGDDFDVDTPISEFKGPNIFHRAKEEIEAIVHSKRESDSDPASPKKDGFRASISKKINKSRNREQAKD; this comes from the exons ATGGATGAATCGAAACCTGATCGATCGTCAG CAGGAAATAAGGGCAGTCCCAGTCACCGTAGAGAGACTCATGGGAGGGGCGAGGATATCGATCCAGACACCCCTATTGGTGACGTTAAAGGTCCTAACATATTTCACCGCGCTAAGGAAGAGATTGAGGCCATTGTTGACACGATTCATTCTAAAAGAGAATCTGCATCACCAAAGAAACAAACTTCACTTGCAG AAAATAGGGGCAGTCCCCGTTACCGTAAAGAGACACATGGGAGGGGGGAGGATATTGACCCCGACACCCCGATCAGCGAGTTTAAAGGTCCCAACATCTTTCATCGCGCTAAAGAAGAGATTGAGGCCATTCGCGACACAATACATTCAAAAAGAGAATCTGCATCACCAAAGAAACAAAGCTCACTTTCAG ACCGTAAGGGCAGTCCAAGTCACCGAAGAGAGACTCATGGGAGGGGGGATGATTTTGATGTAGACACCCCAATCAGTGAATTCAAAGGTCCGAACATCTTTCATCGTGCTAAGGAGGAGATTGAGGCCATTGTTCACTCAAAAAGAGAATCTGATAGTGACCCTGCATCACCAAAGAAGGATGGATTCCGAGCTTCCATTAGTAAAAAGATTAACAAAAGTCGTAATCGCGAACAAGCCAAAGATTAG
- the LOC110865478 gene encoding uncharacterized protein LOC110865478 isoform X1, whose amino-acid sequence MDESKPDRSSAGNKGSPSHRRETHGRGEDIDPDTPIGDVKGPNIFHRAKEEIEAIVDTIHSKRESASPKKQTSLAAENRGSPRYRKETHGRGEDIDPDTPISEFKGPNIFHRAKEEIEAIRDTIHSKRESASPKKQSSLSDRKGSPSHRRETHGRGDDFDVDTPISEFKGPNIFHRAKEEIEAIVHSKRESDSDPASPKKDGFRASISKKINKSRNREQAKD is encoded by the exons ATGGATGAATCGAAACCTGATCGATCGTCAG CAGGAAATAAGGGCAGTCCCAGTCACCGTAGAGAGACTCATGGGAGGGGCGAGGATATCGATCCAGACACCCCTATTGGTGACGTTAAAGGTCCTAACATATTTCACCGCGCTAAGGAAGAGATTGAGGCCATTGTTGACACGATTCATTCTAAAAGAGAATCTGCATCACCAAAGAAACAAACTTCACTTGCAG CAGAAAATAGGGGCAGTCCCCGTTACCGTAAAGAGACACATGGGAGGGGGGAGGATATTGACCCCGACACCCCGATCAGCGAGTTTAAAGGTCCCAACATCTTTCATCGCGCTAAAGAAGAGATTGAGGCCATTCGCGACACAATACATTCAAAAAGAGAATCTGCATCACCAAAGAAACAAAGCTCACTTTCAG ACCGTAAGGGCAGTCCAAGTCACCGAAGAGAGACTCATGGGAGGGGGGATGATTTTGATGTAGACACCCCAATCAGTGAATTCAAAGGTCCGAACATCTTTCATCGTGCTAAGGAGGAGATTGAGGCCATTGTTCACTCAAAAAGAGAATCTGATAGTGACCCTGCATCACCAAAGAAGGATGGATTCCGAGCTTCCATTAGTAAAAAGATTAACAAAAGTCGTAATCGCGAACAAGCCAAAGATTAG
- the LOC110865477 gene encoding DNA repair protein recA homolog 3, mitochondrial isoform X1, whose product MSRLLRNVSILKRSVSHFEDSKRCLPGLLSQISSFSTKGKKRSKSDGSDSGEENMSKKDLALKQAIDQINTSHGKGSIMFLGQCASPRQVPVVSTGSFALDIALGVGGFPKGRVVEIYGPEASGKTTLALHVIAEAQKQGGYCVFVDAEHALDPSLAEAIGVNTRDLLLSQPDCGEQALSLVDTIIRSGSVDVVVVDSVSKVAALVPKSELDGEMGDAHMAMQARLMSQALRKLSHSLSMSQTILIFINQVRSKLATFGFGAPSEVTCGGNALKFYASIRLNIRRVGLVKKGEETLGSQVLVKIMKNKLAPPYRTAQFELEFGKGICRESELIELGLKHKFIMKAGGAYYSMGDLKFCGKDAIKRYLAENLTVREELETKLREKLVEEPKKVETTDGEDTIAVDSAEEEATAVEA is encoded by the exons ATGTCGAGACTACTTCGAAACGTATCGATTCTAAAACGCTCCGTATCTCATTTTGAG GACTCTAAGAGGTGTTTACCAGGATTATTGTCTCAGATAAGCAGTTTCTCCACCAAAG GTAAAAAGAGGTCAAAGTCTGATGGAAGTGATTCAGGTGAAGAGAATATGTCTAAAAAAGATCTGGCCCTAAAGCAAGCAATTGATCAAATTAACACTTCTCATGGAAAGGGTTCTATCATGTTTCTTGGTCAATGTGCTTCTCCCAGACAAGTCCCAGTAGTATCCACCGGATCTTTTGCGTTAGATATAGCACTAGGAGTTGGCGGATTTCCAAAG GGACGTGTAGTGGAGATATATGGTCCAGAAGCTTCGGGAAAGACAACTCTTGCTCTGCATGTAATTGCTGAAGCACAGAAGCAAGGAG GCTATTGTGTATTTGTTGATGCTGAACACGCTCTTGATCCATCATTAGCCGAAGCTATAGGAGTGAACACTCGTGATTTGCTTCTGTCACAACCAGATTGCGGCGAACAAGCTTTGAGTCTTGTAGATACCATCATCAGGAGCGGTTcagttgatgttgttgttgtgGATAGTGTAAGTAAG GTTGCTGCTCTTGTGCCTAAAAGCGAACTAGATGGCGAAATGGGCGATGCACATATGGCAATGCAAGCTAGGCTTATGAGCCAAGCACTGCGTAAATTGAGCCATTCACTATCTATGTCGCAGACTATTTTGATTTTCATAAATCAG GTAAGGTCAAAGCTAGCTACTTTTGGATTTGGTGCACCTTCTGAAGTGACGTGTGGTGGAAATGCTTTGAAGTTTTATGCTTCAATCCGCTTAAATATTAGGAGAGTAGGACTTGTAAAGAAGGGAGAAGAG ACACTAGGAAGTCAAGTGCTGGTCAAAATAATGAAGAACAAGCTGGCTCCGCCTTACAGAACTGCACAATTTGAACTGGAATTTGGCAAGGGTATATGTCGTGAATCAGAGCTCATAGAATTAGGGCTTAAACACAAATTTATCATGAAAGCCGGAGGAGCATACTATAGCATGGGAGACTTGAAGTTTTGTGGCAAAGATGCTATAAAACGTTACTTGGCTGAGAATTTAACCGTGCGTGAGGAGCTAGAGACTAAATTAAGGGAAAAGCTTGTTGAAGAACCGAAAAAGGTAGAAACGACAGATGGTGAGGATACTATTGCTGTTGATTCAGCCGAAGAAGAGGCAACTGCAGTGGAAGCGTGA
- the LOC110865477 gene encoding DNA repair protein recA homolog 3, mitochondrial isoform X2 — MSRLLRNVSILKRSVSHFEDSKRCLPGLLSQISSFSTKGKKRSKSDGSDSGEENMSKKDLALKQAIDQINTSHGKGSIMFLGQCASPRQVPVVSTGSFALDIALGVGGFPKGRVVEIYGPEASGKTTLALHVIAEAQKQGGYCVFVDAEHALDPSLAEAIGVNTRDLLLSQPDCGEQALSLVDTIIRSGSVDVVVVDSVAALVPKSELDGEMGDAHMAMQARLMSQALRKLSHSLSMSQTILIFINQVRSKLATFGFGAPSEVTCGGNALKFYASIRLNIRRVGLVKKGEETLGSQVLVKIMKNKLAPPYRTAQFELEFGKGICRESELIELGLKHKFIMKAGGAYYSMGDLKFCGKDAIKRYLAENLTVREELETKLREKLVEEPKKVETTDGEDTIAVDSAEEEATAVEA; from the exons ATGTCGAGACTACTTCGAAACGTATCGATTCTAAAACGCTCCGTATCTCATTTTGAG GACTCTAAGAGGTGTTTACCAGGATTATTGTCTCAGATAAGCAGTTTCTCCACCAAAG GTAAAAAGAGGTCAAAGTCTGATGGAAGTGATTCAGGTGAAGAGAATATGTCTAAAAAAGATCTGGCCCTAAAGCAAGCAATTGATCAAATTAACACTTCTCATGGAAAGGGTTCTATCATGTTTCTTGGTCAATGTGCTTCTCCCAGACAAGTCCCAGTAGTATCCACCGGATCTTTTGCGTTAGATATAGCACTAGGAGTTGGCGGATTTCCAAAG GGACGTGTAGTGGAGATATATGGTCCAGAAGCTTCGGGAAAGACAACTCTTGCTCTGCATGTAATTGCTGAAGCACAGAAGCAAGGAG GCTATTGTGTATTTGTTGATGCTGAACACGCTCTTGATCCATCATTAGCCGAAGCTATAGGAGTGAACACTCGTGATTTGCTTCTGTCACAACCAGATTGCGGCGAACAAGCTTTGAGTCTTGTAGATACCATCATCAGGAGCGGTTcagttgatgttgttgttgtgGATAGT GTTGCTGCTCTTGTGCCTAAAAGCGAACTAGATGGCGAAATGGGCGATGCACATATGGCAATGCAAGCTAGGCTTATGAGCCAAGCACTGCGTAAATTGAGCCATTCACTATCTATGTCGCAGACTATTTTGATTTTCATAAATCAG GTAAGGTCAAAGCTAGCTACTTTTGGATTTGGTGCACCTTCTGAAGTGACGTGTGGTGGAAATGCTTTGAAGTTTTATGCTTCAATCCGCTTAAATATTAGGAGAGTAGGACTTGTAAAGAAGGGAGAAGAG ACACTAGGAAGTCAAGTGCTGGTCAAAATAATGAAGAACAAGCTGGCTCCGCCTTACAGAACTGCACAATTTGAACTGGAATTTGGCAAGGGTATATGTCGTGAATCAGAGCTCATAGAATTAGGGCTTAAACACAAATTTATCATGAAAGCCGGAGGAGCATACTATAGCATGGGAGACTTGAAGTTTTGTGGCAAAGATGCTATAAAACGTTACTTGGCTGAGAATTTAACCGTGCGTGAGGAGCTAGAGACTAAATTAAGGGAAAAGCTTGTTGAAGAACCGAAAAAGGTAGAAACGACAGATGGTGAGGATACTATTGCTGTTGATTCAGCCGAAGAAGAGGCAACTGCAGTGGAAGCGTGA